From the Cryptomeria japonica chromosome 2, Sugi_1.0, whole genome shotgun sequence genome, one window contains:
- the LOC131073231 gene encoding probable leucine-rich repeat receptor-like protein kinase At1g68400, with the protein MVIVNSATLQISLVLLVVLFPLYRVAQSQVTSDYDALMAFKASTDTNHRITSWKGNDPCNGKWFGVHCENDRVIHLVLENAHLAGPIDSLADLDQLRVLSLKGNSLNGTMPNLTKWRSMKLLFLSYNNFSGSLPSSISLLDRLWRLDISNNNFTGQIPYSLNSLSHLLTLRLENNVFTGTIAQLNITSLQDFNVSGNHLTGAIPGSLSKFPASAFASNVILCGNPLPSCKNIISNPTTPGGIVNSNPVTQDPSVVPSTPSSKPETSQNTKKSSNKLSKSAVIAIVVGDFAVLLLIACIFIWYYWRKYARKMEDGKPAKRLETEKIVYSSSPYQHPSSSAERGKLVFFEGTRQFELEDLLRASAEMLGKGTFGTAYKAVLEDGNVVAVKRLKDAQGSGKRDFEQHMELVGKLRHLNLVSLKAYYYARDEKLLVYDYMANGSLYSLLHGNRGPGRTPLDWTTRMKIAMDAARGLGYIHHSCKSPKLAHGNIKSSNILLDKSGNACISDFGLAVLVTPASAASRIAGYRAPEQAETKKISQKADVYSFGVLLLELLTGKAPFQPHSLDEGIDLPKWVQSVVREEWTAEVFDLELMRYKNIEEELVGMLQIGMVCVSLSPDQRPKMSHVVKMIEDIRGEQSPMYESFDSLSQSPSVSEDTGATSH; encoded by the exons ATGGTGATCGTCAATTCTGCTACTTTACAAATATCTCTGGTACTATTAGTAGTATTATTTCCCTTGTATAGAGTTGCTCAATCCCAAGTTACTAGCGACTATGATGCATTGATGGCTTTCAAGGCCTCAACTGACACAAATCATAGAATCACCTCTTGGAAAGGTAATGATCCCTGCAATGGCAAATGGTTTGGCGTGCACTGTGAGAATGATAGGGTAATTCATCTTGTGCTGGAAAATGCTCATCTTGCGGGTCCAATAGATTCGTTGGCCGATCTAGACCAGTTGAGAGTCTTAAGCCTAAAGGGGAATTCTTTAAACGGCACCATGCCAAACTTGACCAAGTGGAGAAGCATGAAATTGTTGTTTCTCTCATACAATAACTTTTCTGGCTCTCTACCTTCATCTATATCATTGTTGGATCGGCTTTGGAGGCTTGATATTTCAAACAATAATTTCACTGGGCAGATACCATATTCTTTAAATTCCTTAAGCCATCTCCTCACCCTGAGACTTGAAAACAATGTATTCACTGGTACAATTGCACAATTGAACATTACCAGCCTTCAGGACTTCAATGTGTCCGGCAATCATCTTACAGGGGCAATCCCTGGATCTTTGTCTAAGTTTCCAGCTTCAGCTTTTGCCAGTAATGTGATTCTCTGTGGCAACCCATTACCAAGTTGTAAGAATATTATCAGTAATCCCACCACTCCAGGAGGTATTGTGAATTCCAATCCTGTAACACAGGATCCCAGTGTGGTGCCCTCAACACCAAGTTCAAAGCCTGAAACGTCACAGAATACAAAGAAGAGTTCCAACAAATTAAGCAAGAGTGCCGTGATTGCTATTGTGGTTGGGGATTTTGCAGTTTTGTTGCTCATTGCATGCATATTTATATGGTATTACTGGAGAAAATATGCTAGAAAAATGGAGGATGGGAAGCCGGCAAAGAGATTGGAAACAGAGAAGATTGTGTATTCCTCAAGCCCATATCAGCATCCGTCTAGTTCTGCAGAGAGGGGAAAGCTGGTTTTCTTTGAGGGTACTCGGCAATTTGAATTGGAGGATCTTCTTCGTGCTTCAGCTGAAATGCTTGGGAAGGGCACTTTTGGAACTGCATACAAAGCTGTTTTGGAAGATGGCAATGTTGTTGCAGTGAAAAGATTAAAGGATGCACAAGGCtcaggtaaaagggattttgagcagCATATGGAACTTGTAGGAAAGTTACGGCATTTGAATCTGGTGAGCTTGAAGGCTTATTACTATGCAAGAGATGAAAAATTGCTTGTTTATGACTATATGGCAAATGGAAGCTTGTATTCCCTTCTTCATG GTAATCGTGGTCCAGGGAGAACCCCACTTGATTGGACAACCAGAATGAAAATAGCAATGGATGCAGCTAGGGGTCTGGGGTACATTCATCATTCCTGTAAATCTCCCAAGCTGGCTCATGGGAACATCAAGTCTTCTAATATTTTGTTAGATAAAAGTGGCAATGCTTGCATCTCAGACTTTGGGCTTGCAGTGCTAGTAACTCCAGCATCAGCAGCATCAAGAATTGCAGGGTATAGAGCTCCTGAACAGGCAGAGACGAAAAAGATATCTCAGAAAGCAGATGTGTATAGTTTTGGAGTTCTACTTCTGGAGCTTCTTACTGGAAAAGCTCCTTTCCAACCACATTCCCTGGATGAAGGCATAGATCTCCCCAAATGGGTACAATCTGTGGTAAGGGAAGAGTGGACAGCAGAGGTGTTTGATCTAGAGCTAATGAGGTACAAAAACATCGAGGAGGAATTGGTCGGCATGCTTCAGATTGGTATGGTCTGCGTCTCCCTGTCTCCAGACCAACGTCCAAAGATGAGCCATGTTGTGAAGATGATTGAAGACATCCGGGGAGAACAGTCCCCCATGTATGAGTCCTTTGACTCGCTATCACAGTCTCCCTCAGTCTCTGAGGACACAGGAGCAACTAGTCACTAG